One Glycine max cultivar Williams 82 chromosome 4, Glycine_max_v4.0, whole genome shotgun sequence DNA segment encodes these proteins:
- the LOC100807021 gene encoding tRNA-splicing endonuclease subunit Sen2-1, with protein MAPRWKGKDAKAKKDAQAEALKEPMSKIVSQIQSSLVQSDTRGFLSGSSVHLVVEAEQLHLLDKACFGSPVRTVEKDKPRFQLSFEEAFYLCYSLKCLKINNDSDDTSSQTDEELWHYMKSKKETFPCFYKAYSHLRMKNWVVRSGAQYGADFVVYRHHPARVHSEYGVLVLSDEEDKDLNGRLRVWSDVHCTTRLLGGVAKILLVLYVNRNGGSNESPLCLANYTVEERTITRWNPEQCREKMVVHANSDNGTG; from the coding sequence ATGGCACCAAGATGGAAAGGAAAAGATGCAAAAGCTAAAAAGGATGCACAAGCTGAAGCACTCAAGGAACCCATGTCAAAGATTGTATCTCAAATTCAGTCTTCTCTAGTTCAATCAGATACTCGTGGATTTCTCTCTGGTAGTAGTGTACACTTAGTAGTGGAAGCAGAACAACTTCATTTGCTCGATAAAGCATGTTTTGGCTCACCTGTGAGAACAGTTGAAAAGGACAAACCCCGGTTTCAATTAAGCTTTGAGGAGGCATTCTACCTATGCTATTCCTTGAAATGCCTTAAGATTAATAATGACAGTGATGATACTAGTTCCCAAACCGATGAAGAGCTGTGGCATTACATGAAGTCAAAGAAAGAAACATTCCCCTGTTTCTACAAGGCTTATTCCCACCTGAGAATGAAAAACTGGGTAGTGAGGTCAGGAGCTCAGTATGGTGCAGATTTCGTTGTCTATCGTCACCATCCAGCTCGGGTCCATTCGGAGTATGGTGTGCTTGTTTTATCAGATGAGGAAGATAAAGATCTAAATGGAAGGTTGAGAGTATGGTCTGATGTTCATTGCACAACTCGACTTCTTGGAGGCGTTGCAAAAATCTTATTGGTTTTGTATGTCAATAGAAATGGTGGCAGCAATGAGTCTCCATTATGTTTGGCAAACTACACCGTTGAAGAGCGCACAATCACCAGATGGAATCCAGAACAATGCCGCGAAAAGATGGTAGTTCATGCTAATTCTGATAACGGAACTGGGTAA